The Streptomyces sp. DH-12 genome has a window encoding:
- a CDS encoding NAD(P)-binding domain-containing protein, whose protein sequence is MSAQNVTVIGLGQMGTALAGALLDAGHTTTVWNRSPEKAGPLVARGAVRAETVAEAVAASDLVLVCVLDYPAARELLRPVGESLRGKALVNLTSGSPEQAREEAKWAAGQGIAYLDGGIMTTPPGVGDSAHMFLYSGAPEVLAAHRDTLAVLGDPVGLGTDAGLASLYDSGLLGLMWSVFGGWLHATALAGADGVAARDFTAIACRWLKTVSWFMTGYAEQIDAGEYPGHDATIDVQVAAIGHLLHAGADRGIDPRLPELHLELMRQMVAAGHGSDSYARMIDAFRKS, encoded by the coding sequence ATGAGCGCACAGAACGTCACCGTCATCGGCCTGGGACAGATGGGCACGGCGCTCGCCGGTGCCCTCCTGGACGCCGGGCACACCACGACCGTCTGGAACCGCAGTCCCGAGAAGGCCGGGCCCCTCGTCGCCCGGGGCGCGGTCCGAGCGGAGACGGTCGCCGAGGCCGTCGCCGCGAGCGACCTGGTCCTGGTGTGCGTCCTCGACTACCCGGCCGCACGCGAACTCCTCCGTCCCGTAGGAGAGTCGCTGCGCGGCAAGGCCCTGGTCAACCTCACCTCAGGCTCGCCCGAGCAGGCGCGCGAGGAGGCGAAGTGGGCGGCCGGGCAGGGGATCGCGTACCTCGACGGCGGCATCATGACCACCCCACCCGGCGTCGGCGACAGCGCCCACATGTTCCTCTACAGCGGCGCCCCCGAGGTCCTGGCCGCGCACCGCGACACCCTGGCCGTCCTCGGCGACCCGGTCGGCCTCGGGACGGACGCAGGGCTCGCCTCGCTGTACGACTCCGGGCTGCTCGGCCTCATGTGGTCCGTCTTCGGCGGCTGGCTGCACGCCACCGCGCTGGCCGGCGCGGACGGGGTCGCGGCGAGGGACTTCACGGCGATCGCCTGCCGCTGGCTGAAGACGGTGTCCTGGTTCATGACCGGGTACGCCGAGCAGATCGACGCGGGCGAGTACCCCGGCCACGACGCCACCATCGACGTGCAGGTCGCCGCGATAGGCCACCTGCTGCACGCCGGGGCCGACCGGGGCATCGACCCCCGACTTCCGGAACTGCACCTGGAGTTGATGCGCCAGATGGTGGCCGCCGGGCACGGGAGCGACAGCTACGCCCGCATGATCGACGCCTTCCGTAAAAGCTGA
- a CDS encoding helix-turn-helix domain-containing protein — MSTGVVAVAVVPDPRSGVSLWELYELSIACTVFGIPQPDLADPWYELRLCGNAPDGAISLRTEYGLDALVGADTVIVPSVPDAVVEDGQEVPADLVAALREAAASGARMVSLCTGAFALAAAGLLDGRRATAHWSHTAQLAARHPEVVVDDSVLYTDEGGVLTSAGATAALDLCLHLVRRDLGASVANQLARRLVVQAHRSGGQAQFIEAPVPRDDDAGLAPVLQWAAERLHEPLTVDDLARRAGLSPRTFYRRLREATGTTPLQWLLQQRIGRAQSLLETTDLPVEQIGYRSGLGTAANLRHHFTRTVGVSPTDYRKSFRPSRLPS, encoded by the coding sequence ATGAGCACAGGTGTCGTCGCCGTGGCCGTCGTCCCCGACCCTCGCTCGGGGGTCTCTCTCTGGGAGCTGTACGAACTCTCCATCGCCTGCACGGTGTTCGGCATCCCGCAGCCCGACCTGGCCGATCCCTGGTACGAGCTGAGGCTCTGCGGCAACGCCCCGGACGGGGCAATCTCCCTGCGTACGGAGTACGGCCTGGACGCGCTCGTGGGCGCCGACACGGTCATCGTGCCGTCCGTGCCCGACGCGGTCGTCGAGGACGGCCAGGAGGTCCCGGCCGATCTGGTAGCAGCCCTGCGCGAGGCCGCCGCCTCTGGGGCCCGGATGGTCTCCCTGTGCACCGGCGCCTTCGCGCTCGCCGCGGCCGGGCTCCTCGACGGCCGCCGAGCCACCGCGCACTGGAGTCACACCGCCCAGCTGGCGGCTCGCCACCCCGAGGTGGTCGTCGACGACTCGGTCCTCTACACCGACGAGGGCGGGGTCCTCACCAGCGCCGGGGCCACCGCCGCGCTCGACCTGTGTCTGCACCTGGTCCGCCGCGACCTGGGGGCCTCGGTCGCCAACCAGCTGGCGCGGCGCCTCGTCGTGCAGGCCCACCGCTCGGGCGGCCAAGCCCAGTTCATCGAGGCACCGGTGCCCCGCGACGACGACGCGGGCCTGGCTCCGGTACTCCAGTGGGCGGCCGAGCGGCTGCACGAGCCGCTCACCGTCGATGACCTGGCGCGCCGGGCCGGGCTGAGCCCGCGCACCTTCTACCGGCGACTGCGGGAGGCGACCGGCACGACGCCGCTGCAGTGGCTGTTGCAGCAGCGCATCGGCCGGGCACAGAGCCTGCTGGAGACGACCGACCTGCCGGTGGAGCAGATCGGCTACCGCAGCGGCCTGGGCACGGCGGCGAACCTGCGCCACCACTTCACCCGGACGGTGGGGGTCTCCCCCACCGACTACCGCAAGTCGTTCAGGCCCTCGAGGCTACCTTCGTAA
- a CDS encoding Gfo/Idh/MocA family oxidoreductase, translated as MRVGVVGLRMGLHLADWCRKVGMEVVAACDRDPERRAVARAQLPGAVLVERWEELLEHRLDGVVLANDFDEHAPLAVAFLDRGVHVLSESAACVDAAEGERLIAAADRSSATYSFAENYVAHPHVRLIRQAIEAGELGRISLIEADYLHGMSPADVTGLIGDPAHWRGRIAPTAYCTHTLSPVLALTKAWPVEVSAFPADEADPRAAVVMAVRLSTGALALTRHGFLQGEPDSHWSWISVRGTKALAESVRAAGDRSWSVRVRTEGWATPEGHAREEERTPPPFTLAGEPVARGAEGTVRVLRAFRATMEHGEPPLVPVRPAVAASLVGVAGAESLADGSCPVPVPVMTTGPQRTTGQADPDIHS; from the coding sequence ATGCGGGTAGGAGTGGTAGGGCTCAGGATGGGGCTCCACCTGGCGGACTGGTGTCGCAAGGTGGGCATGGAGGTCGTGGCGGCATGTGACCGCGACCCCGAACGCCGTGCCGTGGCGCGGGCGCAGTTACCCGGCGCGGTGCTGGTGGAACGGTGGGAGGAGCTGCTGGAGCACCGTCTTGACGGGGTCGTCCTGGCCAACGACTTCGACGAGCACGCGCCGCTGGCCGTCGCGTTCCTGGACCGTGGAGTGCATGTGCTGTCCGAGTCGGCGGCGTGCGTGGACGCCGCGGAAGGGGAGCGGCTCATCGCGGCGGCGGACAGGTCGTCCGCGACCTATTCCTTCGCCGAGAACTACGTGGCCCACCCGCACGTCCGTCTCATCCGGCAGGCGATCGAGGCCGGGGAGCTGGGCCGGATCAGCCTGATCGAAGCGGACTACCTGCACGGCATGTCCCCGGCCGATGTCACGGGCCTGATCGGTGACCCGGCGCACTGGCGCGGGCGCATCGCTCCCACGGCGTACTGCACGCACACCCTCTCACCGGTACTGGCCCTCACGAAGGCCTGGCCGGTGGAGGTGTCGGCGTTCCCGGCGGACGAGGCGGACCCACGCGCCGCGGTCGTCATGGCGGTACGGCTGTCCACCGGGGCGCTTGCCCTTACCCGGCACGGGTTCCTCCAGGGCGAGCCCGACAGCCACTGGAGCTGGATCTCCGTGCGCGGCACCAAGGCGCTGGCCGAGTCCGTCCGGGCCGCCGGCGACCGGTCCTGGTCGGTCCGTGTCAGGACGGAGGGCTGGGCGACCCCGGAGGGCCACGCACGCGAGGAGGAACGCACGCCTCCGCCCTTCACCCTCGCCGGGGAACCCGTGGCACGCGGGGCTGAGGGCACCGTACGAGTACTGCGCGCCTTCCGGGCCACGATGGAGCACGGAGAGCCACCGCTGGTACCGGTACGGCCCGCCGTGGCCGCGTCACTGGTCGGTGTGGCCGGCGCGGAGTCACTGGCCGACGGTTCCTGCCCGGTCCCGGTACCCGTGATGACGACCGGCCCGCAAAGAACCACGGGCCAGGCAGATCCTGACATCCACAGCTGA
- a CDS encoding sigma-70 family RNA polymerase sigma factor → MQVEDFGQLFKDSLHRLIGFLITAGARRVDAEDAVQMAFIELAKVWDSAEHPLAWVRKFAFRMWTKIFGRSRIDELVSSFPDHIGRDDDDEIVGQSKVIHILRRLGQWGCPP, encoded by the coding sequence GTGCAGGTAGAGGATTTTGGACAGCTTTTCAAAGATTCCTTGCACCGTTTGATTGGTTTCCTGATCACCGCAGGGGCGCGACGAGTCGACGCTGAAGACGCTGTACAGATGGCCTTTATTGAACTTGCTAAGGTCTGGGACTCCGCAGAGCATCCCCTAGCATGGGTACGCAAGTTCGCATTTCGCATGTGGACAAAAATTTTCGGCAGAAGTCGCATAGATGAGCTGGTGTCTAGTTTCCCTGATCACATCGGGCGTGACGATGACGACGAAATAGTCGGCCAATCTAAGGTCATCCATATCCTGAGGCGGCTGGGGCAATGGGGATGCCCGCCGTGA
- a CDS encoding protein phosphatase 2C domain-containing protein has product MTAEPGRQNEDFAAVAPGTAVLLDGASVAGTETGCVHGVAWFSSALGGLLLSSITAHPARSLTDCLADAIRDVRSLHEGTCDLTCRASPTSTVVAVRTGGEALEYLVLGDSTLFLADRDGKTIAVTDQRLDEVGERLRAPVDELPTGSPEHAAALAEYRDALTGLRNQPGGFWIAGPEPRAAEHALTGTVPLDSLTSVALLSDGVTRLVDSFDLADWVRVLGVLSSSGPDELIRQVREAEAGDPDGRRRPRGKAHDDATVLYWVLS; this is encoded by the coding sequence CTGACCGCCGAACCGGGCCGGCAGAACGAGGACTTCGCGGCCGTCGCCCCTGGCACGGCCGTTCTCCTCGACGGTGCCAGTGTGGCCGGGACTGAGACCGGATGCGTGCACGGCGTCGCCTGGTTCTCCTCGGCGCTGGGCGGGCTGCTGCTGAGCAGCATCACGGCACACCCCGCCCGGTCGCTCACTGACTGCCTCGCCGACGCGATCCGAGACGTCCGTTCGCTGCACGAGGGCACCTGCGACCTGACCTGTCGGGCCAGCCCGACCAGTACGGTCGTCGCGGTCCGGACCGGTGGGGAGGCTCTGGAGTACCTCGTCCTCGGTGACTCGACCCTCTTCCTCGCCGACAGGGACGGGAAGACGATTGCCGTCACCGACCAGCGCCTGGACGAGGTCGGTGAACGGCTCCGTGCGCCGGTCGACGAACTGCCCACCGGCTCACCCGAACACGCCGCCGCCTTGGCCGAGTACCGCGACGCCCTGACCGGGCTCCGTAACCAGCCGGGCGGCTTCTGGATCGCCGGCCCCGAACCGCGGGCGGCTGAACATGCGCTGACCGGAACGGTACCGCTGGACTCGCTCACGTCCGTGGCGCTGCTGAGTGACGGGGTGACGCGTCTCGTCGACAGCTTTGACCTCGCGGACTGGGTACGGGTGCTGGGCGTTCTCAGCTCGTCAGGGCCGGATGAGTTGATCCGGCAGGTTCGAGAAGCAGAGGCTGGGGACCCCGACGGCCGGCGCCGGCCGCGTGGCAAGGCGCACGATGACGCGACTGTCCTGTACTGGGTGCTGTCGTAA
- a CDS encoding tyrosine-type recombinase/integrase: protein MNTAVDDELIRRNPCRIKGADRYDVPERPVLTVAEVFAAADSIAPRHRLLVLLAAFTTLRFGELAALRRRDVDLEGLTVTVRRAQAELQDGRLFDKAPKSAAGAHSVSFPAELLDAVTHHLEHFAAPGRDGHVFVGPQGGQLRRSNFRDDWVKARKAAGVTAELHFHYLRHMGNTLASTAGASSRELMTRMGHSSSRAALIHQHMTGDRDRPSPTGLGP from the coding sequence ATGAACACGGCTGTGGACGACGAGCTGATCCGGCGCAACCCGTGCCGCATCAAGGGCGCGGACCGCTACGACGTGCCCGAACGGCCGGTCCTCACGGTGGCGGAGGTCTTCGCCGCCGCCGACTCCATCGCGCCGCGCCACCGGCTGCTCGTGCTCCTGGCGGCCTTCACCACCCTGCGGTTCGGGGAGCTGGCGGCCCTGCGGCGCCGGGACGTCGACCTGGAGGGGCTGACCGTCACCGTGCGCCGCGCTCAGGCCGAGTTGCAGGACGGCCGGCTCTTCGACAAGGCGCCGAAATCCGCAGCCGGGGCGCACTCCGTCTCCTTCCCGGCCGAACTGCTCGACGCAGTCACGCACCACCTGGAGCACTTCGCCGCTCCCGGCCGCGACGGGCACGTCTTCGTCGGGCCGCAGGGCGGGCAGCTACGGCGCAGCAACTTCCGGGACGACTGGGTCAAGGCCCGGAAGGCCGCGGGCGTCACGGCCGAGCTGCACTTCCACTACCTGCGGCACATGGGCAACACGCTGGCCTCGACGGCCGGGGCCAGCTCGCGAGAGCTGATGACGAGGATGGGGCACAGCAGCTCCCGGGCCGCGTTGATCCACCAGCACATGACCGGTGACCGTGATCGGCCATCGCCGACCGGCTTGGGGCCATGA
- a CDS encoding SAM-dependent methyltransferase yields MTEISAASLEARARIRTDQPHTARIWNYWLGGKDNYPVDQAAGDQIRTLHPGIGDYALADRQFLGRAVRHLAGRCGIRQFLDIGTGLPTADNTHEVAQRVAPDSRVVYVDNDPIVLAHAEALLTSTPEGSTAYFDEDLRNIDAILEQAARSLDLSRPVALVLLGVVIFIEDDEEAYDVVRRLMDALPSGSHLVLSHTITRPDMPDVDAAVAFWNENGTPKLTQRTPEAVVRFFDGLELLEPGVVSCNRWRPEDASGDLPAEVAMFGGVARKP; encoded by the coding sequence GTGACGGAGATATCCGCGGCATCGCTCGAGGCACGCGCGCGCATCAGGACCGACCAGCCGCACACCGCACGCATCTGGAACTACTGGCTGGGCGGCAAGGACAACTACCCGGTCGACCAGGCCGCCGGCGACCAGATCCGCACGCTGCACCCCGGCATCGGCGACTACGCCCTCGCCGACCGGCAGTTCCTCGGCCGTGCCGTGCGGCATCTGGCCGGGCGGTGCGGGATCCGGCAGTTCCTCGACATCGGCACCGGCCTGCCCACCGCGGACAACACCCACGAGGTCGCGCAGCGCGTCGCCCCCGACTCCCGCGTCGTCTACGTCGACAACGACCCCATCGTGCTGGCCCACGCCGAGGCCCTGCTCACCAGCACGCCGGAGGGCAGCACGGCGTACTTCGACGAGGACCTGCGCAACATCGACGCCATCCTCGAACAGGCCGCGCGGTCCCTGGACCTCAGCCGGCCGGTCGCCCTCGTCCTGCTCGGCGTGGTCATCTTCATCGAGGACGACGAGGAGGCGTACGACGTCGTGCGCCGCCTGATGGACGCCCTGCCGTCCGGCAGCCACCTGGTCCTCTCCCACACGATCACCCGCCCGGACATGCCGGACGTGGACGCGGCGGTCGCCTTCTGGAACGAGAACGGCACGCCGAAGCTGACCCAGCGGACGCCGGAGGCGGTGGTCCGCTTCTTCGACGGGCTGGAGCTGCTGGAGCCCGGGGTGGTCTCCTGCAACCGCTGGCGCCCGGAGGACGCCTCCGGGGACCTCCCGGCGGAGGTGGCGATGTTCGGAGGGGTGGCCCGGAAGCCCTGA
- a CDS encoding M6 family metalloprotease domain-containing protein produces the protein MQPRPSRGRISPRRLAALGSVTALTLAVCSSAGSGHLSPATTAPGAGPSALSRSSAHGPCMIGSDRDVQMSEGIPTDPGYTRSTGTVRALTLMIDFSDAPGEGDALDRYREFFPQTREWFTTSSYGRLDYRPELPVPEWLRMPKSFRQYGIERGAPFDPGYRELVRDIVSEADAEVDFRAYDLLNVLVTPNAGPAALDTVLSVTFAGNDEAPTADGRPVSNASFVYSRQDDGSGSYDRTGYRVLPHENGHVFGLPDLYTAEGGGAVGHWDIMSEDWGANNDFLAWHKWKLGWLDTSQVSCVAQRGSREYVLTPLARPGGPKLLFIPLDAHSGYAVELRTRAGNDEAVCRPGILVYRVDADVDTGMGPVTVHDATRDSGGCTRAPNVHAELSDATFTPGQSFVDREEGVRVAVLAGSEDEYRVRVTRTSAS, from the coding sequence ATGCAGCCGCGTCCGAGCCGAGGCCGGATATCCCCGCGCCGCCTGGCCGCCCTGGGCTCCGTCACCGCCCTCACCCTCGCGGTCTGCAGCTCGGCCGGCAGCGGCCACCTCTCCCCCGCGACCACCGCCCCCGGCGCCGGCCCGAGCGCCCTGTCCCGCAGCTCCGCCCACGGGCCCTGCATGATCGGCAGCGACCGCGACGTGCAGATGTCCGAGGGCATCCCGACGGACCCCGGCTACACCCGCTCCACCGGCACCGTCCGCGCCCTCACCCTGATGATCGACTTCTCGGACGCGCCCGGTGAGGGCGACGCCCTCGACCGCTACCGCGAGTTCTTCCCGCAGACCCGCGAGTGGTTCACCACCAGCTCCTACGGCCGCCTCGACTACCGCCCCGAACTGCCCGTCCCCGAGTGGCTGCGCATGCCCAAGTCCTTCCGCCAGTACGGCATAGAGCGCGGCGCGCCCTTCGACCCCGGCTACCGGGAGCTGGTCCGCGACATCGTCTCCGAGGCCGACGCGGAGGTGGACTTCCGGGCGTACGACCTGCTGAACGTGCTCGTCACCCCCAACGCGGGACCGGCCGCCCTGGACACCGTCCTGTCCGTCACCTTCGCCGGCAACGACGAGGCCCCCACCGCGGACGGCAGACCCGTCTCCAACGCGTCGTTCGTCTACTCCCGCCAGGACGACGGCTCCGGCTCCTACGACCGCACCGGCTACCGCGTGCTCCCGCACGAGAACGGCCACGTCTTCGGCCTGCCCGACCTCTACACCGCCGAGGGCGGCGGCGCGGTCGGCCACTGGGACATCATGAGCGAGGACTGGGGCGCCAACAACGACTTCCTCGCCTGGCACAAGTGGAAGCTCGGCTGGCTCGACACGTCCCAGGTGAGCTGCGTGGCGCAGCGCGGCTCGCGGGAGTACGTCCTGACCCCGCTGGCCCGCCCGGGCGGCCCCAAGCTGCTCTTCATACCGCTCGACGCGCATTCCGGGTACGCGGTGGAGCTGCGCACCCGCGCCGGGAACGACGAGGCGGTGTGCCGGCCGGGCATCCTCGTCTACCGGGTCGACGCGGACGTGGACACGGGCATGGGCCCCGTCACCGTCCACGACGCGACCCGGGACAGCGGCGGCTGCACCCGGGCCCCGAACGTGCACGCGGAACTGTCGGACGCGACCTTCACCCCGGGCCAGAGCTTCGTGGACCGCGAGGAGGGGGTACGGGTGGCGGTGCTGGCCGGGAGCGAGGACGAGTACCGGGTCAGGGTCACCCGCACGTCGGCGTCCTGA
- a CDS encoding MarR family transcriptional regulator, giving the protein MNTAPAPSAAAGEPRWLTDEEQRVWRAYVDATTLLEDHLDRQLQRDAGMPHVYYGLLVKLAEAPRRRLRMTELAKDAKITRSRLSHAVARLEKNGWVRREDCPSDKRGQFAVLTDEGTEVLRRHAPGHVNAVRQAVFDRLTPEQQKSLGEIMGIIAEGLQPSEAGADLPWLR; this is encoded by the coding sequence ATGAACACGGCACCCGCACCTTCGGCAGCCGCCGGGGAGCCGCGCTGGCTCACCGACGAGGAACAGCGCGTCTGGCGCGCGTACGTCGACGCCACCACGCTCCTGGAGGACCACCTCGACCGTCAGCTCCAGCGGGACGCGGGCATGCCGCACGTCTACTACGGCCTGCTGGTCAAGCTGGCCGAGGCGCCCCGCCGGCGGCTGCGCATGACGGAGCTGGCGAAGGACGCCAAGATCACCCGCTCCCGCCTGTCGCACGCGGTCGCCCGGCTGGAGAAGAACGGCTGGGTCCGCCGCGAGGACTGCCCCTCCGACAAACGCGGCCAGTTCGCCGTGCTCACCGACGAGGGCACGGAGGTGCTGCGCCGCCACGCCCCCGGCCACGTCAACGCCGTACGGCAGGCGGTGTTCGACCGGCTCACGCCGGAGCAGCAGAAGTCTCTCGGCGAGATCATGGGGATCATCGCCGAGGGACTTCAGCCGAGCGAAGCGGGCGCGGACCTGCCCTGGCTCCGCTGA
- a CDS encoding class III extradiol ring-cleavage dioxygenase: MPALYLSHGAPPLADDPVWPGELAAWSAGLPRPKAILVVSAHWEEAPLALGATETVPLVHDFWGFPEHYYRVTYPAPGAPELAESVRKLLRAPGTPVQDVPDRGLDHGAYVPLVEMYPEADIPVLQVSMPTLDPVKLMDIGRRLAPLRDEGVLIVGSGFFTHNLAALRQGGIPAWSAEFDAWGREALQARDVDALLDFLRKSPAGRLAHPRTEHFAPLFVAMGAADAAGELGEQKSVIDGFWMGLAKRSVQFG, encoded by the coding sequence ATGCCGGCGCTCTACCTCAGCCACGGTGCCCCGCCCCTCGCCGACGACCCCGTCTGGCCCGGCGAGCTGGCCGCCTGGTCCGCGGGCCTGCCCCGCCCCAAGGCGATCCTCGTCGTCTCCGCCCACTGGGAGGAGGCCCCGCTCGCCCTCGGCGCCACCGAGACCGTGCCCCTCGTCCACGACTTCTGGGGCTTCCCCGAGCACTACTACCGGGTCACCTACCCCGCCCCCGGCGCCCCCGAGCTCGCCGAGTCCGTGCGCAAGCTGCTGCGCGCCCCCGGCACCCCCGTCCAGGACGTCCCCGACCGGGGCCTGGACCACGGCGCCTACGTCCCGCTCGTCGAGATGTACCCGGAGGCCGACATCCCCGTCCTCCAGGTGTCCATGCCGACCCTCGACCCCGTGAAGCTGATGGACATCGGGCGCCGGCTCGCACCGCTGCGCGACGAGGGCGTGCTGATCGTCGGCTCCGGGTTCTTCACCCACAACCTCGCCGCGCTGCGCCAGGGCGGCATCCCCGCCTGGTCGGCCGAGTTCGACGCGTGGGGCAGGGAGGCGCTCCAGGCGCGGGACGTGGACGCGCTGCTGGACTTCCTCCGCAAGTCCCCCGCCGGCCGGCTCGCCCACCCGCGCACCGAGCACTTCGCCCCGCTCTTCGTCGCCATGGGCGCCGCCGACGCGGCCGGCGAGCTCGGGGAACAGAAGTCCGTGATCGACGGGTTCTGGATGGGGCTGGCCAAGCGGTCGGTGCAGTTCGGCTGA
- a CDS encoding GNAT family N-acetyltransferase — protein MPSDQAEVQVRPGTEADLGALTDLYNHYVRETAATFDITPFTPAERRPWLLSHPVDGSHRLMVATAAGTGRVLGYATSSPFRPKPAYATSVETTVYVAPDAGRRGIGTLLYQALFDALAGEGLHRAYAGIAQPNAASTRLHERFGFRHVGTYREVGHKFGRWWDVAWYEKEL, from the coding sequence ATGCCGTCCGATCAGGCGGAGGTGCAGGTCAGGCCGGGGACCGAGGCGGACCTCGGGGCCCTCACCGACCTCTACAACCACTACGTACGTGAGACGGCCGCCACGTTCGACATCACTCCGTTCACTCCGGCGGAGCGACGCCCCTGGCTGCTCTCCCACCCTGTAGACGGTTCCCACCGTCTGATGGTTGCCACGGCCGCCGGCACGGGCCGTGTCCTGGGGTACGCCACGTCCAGCCCCTTCCGGCCCAAACCCGCGTACGCGACCTCCGTGGAGACGACCGTGTACGTCGCCCCGGACGCCGGCCGGCGCGGTATCGGCACCCTGCTCTACCAGGCGCTGTTCGACGCCCTGGCCGGTGAGGGCCTGCACCGTGCCTACGCGGGCATCGCCCAGCCGAACGCCGCCTCGACGCGTCTGCACGAACGCTTCGGCTTCCGGCACGTCGGCACGTACCGGGAAGTGGGCCACAAGTTCGGCCGCTGGTGGGACGTGGCCTGGTACGAGAAGGAGCTGTGA
- a CDS encoding sigma-70 family RNA polymerase sigma factor, producing MATRAVARRQSASGETVDSASSVRAHGGEIADRDLVGMYLDEIARTPLLDAAKEVELSQIIEAGVFARQILDGLEENTVGATPEELQALVDESERAKDIFIRSNLRLVVAVARRYPRSGLPLLDLIQEGNAGLVRAVEKFDYRKGFKFSTYATWWIRQAITRSIADQSRTIRLPVHLVEELGRIRRVQREFNREHGRDAEPAEIAAELGSTPERVTDVLDWARDPVSLNMSVDDEGETQFGDLLEDTSAVSPEQSVMTLLRSEELDDLIGRLDQRTASIIKMRYGIEDGRERTLTEVGKEHGLTRERIRQIEKHALLELKKLARSTGFDAAA from the coding sequence ATGGCAACCCGTGCCGTCGCCCGTCGTCAGTCCGCCTCCGGCGAGACGGTCGACTCGGCAAGCAGTGTTCGCGCCCATGGCGGCGAGATCGCCGACCGCGACCTGGTCGGCATGTACCTCGACGAAATCGCGCGCACGCCGCTGCTCGACGCCGCCAAGGAGGTCGAGCTGTCACAGATCATCGAAGCGGGTGTGTTCGCACGACAGATCCTCGACGGCCTCGAGGAGAACACGGTGGGAGCGACCCCCGAGGAGCTCCAGGCCCTGGTCGACGAGAGCGAGCGGGCCAAGGACATCTTCATCCGCTCCAACCTCCGCCTGGTCGTCGCCGTCGCCCGCCGCTACCCGCGCAGCGGCCTGCCGCTGCTCGACCTGATCCAGGAGGGCAACGCCGGCCTGGTCCGCGCGGTCGAGAAGTTCGACTACCGCAAGGGCTTCAAGTTCTCGACGTACGCCACCTGGTGGATCCGGCAGGCCATCACCCGGTCCATAGCCGACCAGTCGCGCACCATCCGCCTGCCCGTCCACCTGGTGGAGGAGCTGGGCCGGATCCGGCGCGTGCAGCGCGAGTTCAACCGTGAGCACGGCCGCGACGCCGAGCCCGCGGAGATCGCCGCCGAGCTCGGCTCCACGCCGGAGCGCGTCACCGACGTGCTCGACTGGGCGCGCGACCCGGTCTCGCTGAACATGTCGGTGGACGACGAGGGCGAGACCCAGTTCGGCGACCTCCTGGAGGACACCTCCGCGGTGTCGCCGGAGCAGTCGGTGATGACGCTGCTGCGCAGCGAGGAGCTGGACGACCTGATCGGCCGCCTCGACCAGCGCACGGCCTCCATCATCAAGATGCGCTACGGCATCGAGGACGGCCGGGAGCGCACGCTGACCGAGGTCGGCAAGGAGCACGGCCTGACGCGCGAGCGCATCCGCCAGATCGAGAAGCACGCGCTGCTGGAGCTGAAGAAGCTGGCCCGCAGCACCGGGTTCGACGCGGCGGCGTGA
- a CDS encoding TetR/AcrR family transcriptional regulator, whose translation MSSTTPTPPPPFPEDPAADGSLTERRKAQTRLHIARTAAALFVRQGLRATRAEDIAHAAGVAPRTFYRYFATKEEAIGPLYAIGARRWVDAVRTAPAGTPLPRVLEEAARHTLTPGLGVTEESWNWVRALIRLAADNPALSRIWADACRTSERDLAEALAHRLTEGRPPRPDADVAARTRLCFAAAVACAAVRTAMESWAAGDGPAEGPKGPAALAAANLTALRDFPWDAVMPTRDGSRNRRPS comes from the coding sequence GTGAGCAGCACCACCCCGACGCCGCCCCCGCCGTTTCCCGAAGACCCGGCGGCCGACGGCTCGTTGACCGAACGGCGCAAGGCGCAGACCCGCCTCCACATCGCCCGTACCGCCGCCGCCCTCTTCGTCCGGCAGGGACTGCGTGCCACCCGCGCCGAGGACATCGCCCACGCGGCCGGCGTCGCCCCGCGCACCTTCTACCGGTATTTCGCCACCAAGGAAGAGGCCATCGGCCCCCTCTACGCGATCGGCGCCCGGCGCTGGGTGGACGCGGTCCGCACCGCCCCCGCCGGGACACCGCTGCCACGCGTGCTCGAGGAGGCCGCGCGCCACACCCTCACACCCGGCCTCGGGGTCACCGAGGAGTCCTGGAACTGGGTGCGCGCCCTCATCCGGCTCGCGGCGGACAACCCCGCGCTGAGCAGGATCTGGGCGGACGCCTGCCGCACCTCGGAACGTGACCTGGCGGAGGCGCTGGCCCACCGGCTGACCGAGGGCCGGCCTCCGCGTCCGGACGCCGACGTCGCCGCCCGCACCCGCCTGTGCTTCGCCGCGGCCGTTGCGTGCGCGGCCGTACGCACGGCCATGGAGAGCTGGGCGGCGGGCGACGGCCCGGCGGAGGGCCCGAAGGGCCCGGCCGCACTGGCCGCGGCCAACCTGACGGCGCTGCGGGACTTCCCCTGGGACGCGGTGATGCCGACGCGGGACGGTTCCAGGAACCGGCGTCCGTCCTAG